TTTGCTGACGAGTGAACGCGTCGTCCATCGTGGACTTCCGAACCGTTCTGACACCGTCCGTTGGAGTGTTGATACGCGCTATAGTCAAATCGGGCTGCCAACCGGGCGCGAAAATGTTCCCGGATTTATCGCTCGAAGTCGAGTAAATCCTGAGAGTATTACCAAATCTCATCACGACTGGAATCGGCAATTCGCGTAGG
The genomic region above belongs to Candidatus Poribacteria bacterium and contains:
- a CDS encoding mitomycin antibiotic biosynthesis protein codes for the protein LLTSERVVHRGLPNRSDTVRWSVDTRYSQIGLPTGRENVPGFIARSRVNPESITKSHHDWNRQFA